The Toxorhynchites rutilus septentrionalis strain SRP chromosome 3, ASM2978413v1, whole genome shotgun sequence genome includes a region encoding these proteins:
- the LOC129777358 gene encoding malate dehydrogenase, cytoplasmic, with translation MSEPIRVVVTGAAGQIAYSLLYMIAKGDVFGPNQQLILHLLDIPPMMGVLEGVVMELADSALPLLAGVVPTADPAVAFKDVAAAFLVGAMPRKQGMERKDLLSANVKIFKVQGEALNNYAKKDVKVLVVGNPANTNALVCSHYAPSIPKENFTAMTRLDQNRAQAQIAARLGVGISKVKNVIIWGNHSSTQYPDAKNATVELDGAQKSVVEAVANNSYLNEEFVEIVQKRGAAVINARKMSSAMSAAKAASDHMRDWFAGTKDGEYVSMGVVSDGSYGTPKDIVFSFPVHIKSGKWEIVQGLSVDDFARGKLDVTAKELLEEKEEAMAVCASD, from the exons ATG TCTGAACCAATCCGCGTCGTTGTTACCGGTGCTGCCGGGCAGATTGCCTACTCCCTGCTGTACATGATTGCCAAGGGAGATGTCTTCGGACCGAACCAGCAGCTGATTCTCCACCTGCTGGACATTCCCCCGATGATGGGTGTGCTCGAGGGTGTCGTCATGGAATTGGCCGACAGTGCCTTGCCACTACTGGCCGGTGTCGTTCCAACGGCTGATCCAGCGGTTGCATTCAAGGACGTGGCCGCTGCCTTCCTGGTTGGTGCTATGCCCCGGAAGCAGGGCATGGAGCGCAAGGATCTACTCTCGGCCAATGTGAAAATCTTCAAGGTTCAGGGCGAAGCATTGAACAATTACGCTAAGAAG GACGTCAAGGTGCTGGTGGTCGGAAACCCAGCCAACACAAACGCACTGGTCTGCTCACACTATGCGCCTTCGATCCCGAAAGAGAACTTCACCGCAATGACCCGGTTGGACCAGAACCGTGCCCAGGCCCAGATTGCCGCCCGTCTCGGGGTAGGCATTTCCAAGGTGAAGAACGTTATCATCTGGGGTAACCACTCGTCCACCCAGTACCCGGACGCGAAAAATGCCACCGTCGAGCTGGATGGAGCCCAGAAGAGTGTGGTTGAGGCTGTTGCCAACAATAGCTACCTGAACGAGGAATTTGTTGAAATCGTACAGAAGCGGGGTGCAGCCGTTATTAATGCCAGGAAGATGTCCTCAGCGATGTCTGCGGCCAAGGCTGCGAGTGACCATATGCGCGACTGGTTCGCTGGCACCAAGGATGGTGAGTATGTGTCGATGGGGGTCGTTTCCGATGGCAGCTATGGAACTCCCAAGGACATCGTGTTCTCCTTCCCGGTGCACATCAAAAGCGGAAAGTGGGAAATCGTACAGGGGCTCAGCGTCGATGATTTCGCTCGTGGCAAGCTGGACGTGACGGCCAAGGAGCTGCTGGAGGAAAAGGAAGAGGCCATGGCTGTGTGTGCCTCGGATTGA